Genomic window (Arctopsyche grandis isolate Sample6627 chromosome 5, ASM5162203v2, whole genome shotgun sequence):
TTCTGGAAGGTCGCAGATGATCGACGGAAATCTGACAATTAATAAAGTATGTCAATAAGATGGAGGACAAACAAATGGCCCCCCTTGCATAATGGGGGCCCGGCGCCCATTTGTATTCCGGCGGACGTTTTGTTTTGAGAAGGGTCTTCCCTGGCCCATTAATGTGTGCTCACGTACGTCGGCTGGACAAAGCAAATAGACGGTGGGGCCCACAGGGGCCCTTTTCGATATTTACGAATATAGTTTATGATGATTATGTGAAATCCTGCACCTTAATTAAAAACTCGATCGCATTCCGAGAGTTCCAAGCAGGATGATTCCAGATATGATTTTTCACACGAACACGTGTACTtattaaccagcggcgtggactagtggttagcatataatgctttcgagcagagtgtcaCCGCTtagattcccactagagtcccagatcttggtttgtgactcgaagtcgatcgtttctcatttgttttaaattttatttttaatttataccaggaaggcctaacggtaaccccattgcgccttcccagccagaaacattgtacatctgatacaaatattattagtattatacaaagtacataaatacatatcaattaatatccacagagacatctatggtcaaatttgtaaattttcagcattttacacaattcagtgaaattcgagattgctgaaagaCCGGGGTTTTGCTAGAAAATGGgtgaggttgccaatttgttgaaactttttcagtgaaaatcggataaattggcaaactctgataggaaacgatcgacctggattcacaaatccaaggtctggccagcagaaaccagtgaggtttgaacccatgaccactctgttcaaagtattgttgcgtaggggtgggtggaggatccaagtaaaagaccttagtcgtttcacagcatttattgatgattaatgagatacacgcactggcagtgctcagtccagaatgatatgatatcgcctacgtaccgccttataacgggtagatctctcaggacgtctaatctgtttacatattgtatagtcacaaattcggatatgtcttcccacggtaTGGGTCAGTTCTGCGAAGGGATTagtaacggtcattgtttagcctatatgcacttagagtctagatataatcgcTATCGCCTCTAAGTgcacggtcacacagtctctgggattctattcgcttaatccgtggTGTACGtaaaagtattatatgctacccactagtctattctgctggcttagaatttgccaatttttctgattttcattgaaaaggttcctatAAAATTGGAATTCCCTCCCCTATTTCTCTTCCAAATCCTGAGTTATTCAAATctctccatagatatctctatggatgGATGGAAAAAATacgtattgtataaatgcttattgatcgtgttatataaaaaaatgcttgcaatgcactttgctatgcttgaccataaatgtcacgtagaatgtaaaaaaatataataattatgtattaatacataatttggtatgtttcttgatctgtatagtgcACTCACAttgaagcgatctgtaagacgagtgtacatgattaattgaatataaGCTATAGAGAGGGCAATAAAGACACAGAGGTACGcatgtgtggtttttttttttaatagtttgtaCATGAAAAAAACTGCTGGTCCGCTAAAATTTTTCccttcgcaaacctcaccaccTGATGTGTTTTCAGCGATATTTTATTCGTGTATTGACATGGgtttaataataacataaaaatacgTCTCTAACCACTGGAGAACACGTACAcgtcccgtgccgcactttgGAGTGTTTTCTtaccatatgtatataagttaatTCATGGGACTGGCCGTTTAACAATGTGTTACACAATGAAAAATACAGTAATTAACAAACAACCAGCGCTAGTGACTagcgtaaaattttaattttattattatgtttgtacAATTGTTCTTAAAGCAAACATGgagataaataatttataaagccAGCAGGATAGCTTGgtgattgcgttaatgctaaccaccaagagGTTGCCGGGTGGGTTGATCCGACTGcaacgaatttatttattactagttgttttaaccggcttcgctcagtatttgtaatataaacagcttaaacatagcgaatataatagtaaatattcatttgtttttttattaaatttatttgaatcgaaaaaaatatatatcggatcgtcgtcatagaaactatcatttgttttcgatgttaccaaccaataTTACATACctgtctccgtgacgagacagaatgttaaattacagaaaacgtaaatatcggcaggcaaagatcgaaaatcgaaagatcaaagaaaatggtgcatggtaaacggtacatactcacttaatttgcgcgagcaggatacaacaggaacaagaggaacaggcttttcctcccgtattaatgtgcgcgcgcagaatatatgcacaaacatatgtatgtatgcacatacatatgtatatgcatatatgcacatacatatgtatgtatgtgcatatatgtatgtagattaatcGTGAATGTGTATGCTGAAATCGTGAAATATCTTGCCAACTTCTTAGCTAAATGATTTGTTTCGCACATCAGCATATTCATAAGAAATAAAAGGGTTcttaaattgttaaaatattttcaccAGGCGTATTTGActcatgtaatacatatatgtacgtgtgtatgagTCACTTACATAGCTGCAACAGGTTGTGTGTGAGTTGTTTCTATCTCGAGAGGTAAATTTCAATAGCAATATTGCACAAATGCGGTACCGAAGCAGGTAAACTTTGGCAACTGTTTAAATTCAGATGGTTTTGCACTAAACGCGTAACATTTACAAGTTGAATCGTTTAATTAATGATGTTGAAGGTAGCAGTACCTAATCATAATTCCATACGTTAGATTTATCGACATAGAGTATTCACAGAGTATCGAATTACATATTGGAGGTTTCATGTTATTATTGGAGGagtactttaattaaattagcttgatatgAATAAACGATATAGATATATTTCCGctagatattatttattttatgtttttatttatctatatcgGTGCTTGGGAATAGCGGTACAGTGGgacctattttatattttcctaaGATGTTGTCGAGCTGCCCCCGAGTGATatatatatggtattaaacttgtacatatgtatgtatatacatacatttatagattattttgaaatcatagtgggtaggatgggcttttgccaattcgatatggagccgtttcaacaacgaaatcagataaattggcaaactctgacaggaaacgatcgatttgtatTCACAAacatccaggtctgaccaaataaatcaatcacaaaatatatctacagataaaactcggaataaatttttttaaatcgaggtcaacccacgagATCGAACCTGGCAACCTTTTGgtggttagtattaacgcaaccaccaagctatgctgctaaCTGATTATTTAATTGATAACTTTTATGATAACTTTAATGGATTCTTTTATGCATAAAAAATGCTTAACTATTATCAAtaactattgtcctacaaagcaagacagcaaaaaaaagtttgataatagtgaaccattttacccacaaaaaatggttcactattgtcaatattgaaccatttttgtgggtaaaagcatcctggccgcctAAGTCTGTTCATCACACTGGTTATTCCTAGCAgtgctgtggagtcggagtcgtggatTCGGAGCATTTCAACTACAGTAGGAGTTGTAAAAagtcaaccgactccgactcctgtttattattttctttatttaattaaatatataactaagaggtttgggccgccttcatatcattacatacgtacttacgcggcccaagcctcttagtgatatatttaattacattagtttaagccgggatcataattttgattgaaatcccaatcattgaaatctttttgattgaaatcctaatcatgaaatccgacacatttcatatatttatagtttatattgtcgTCCATTTTCTAtggaaatattgtttaaattgtctttttatttattttataattattttttatatttcagtacttaggttgtttatatatatttattttttatatattgtcttaattttataaacaaaatatggaAGAGGCTAGTTgttaaaaaacattttgtttttactatttttttatcaagTGCACTGGTTTCTGGTTATTTTATAATTCCTTGGTTAAATTTGTTGATGTTGGTTTTGGCATTTCATTGCCCGGAGCAGTTGATTCCAGTGCGccgttttattttcttcttgataatacacatgcatgtatgtacatgtgtacatacatacatacatatataaacaaaatgaatCGAAATGCATAAATTAAAGACGTAATAAATTAGCTTGTGTTTGTGCGCTCAGGTCGGGACTCTAAATTATTCGCCCGGTGTGGACGGGTCATTAAAATTTATGGGGTCATTATTGTCGTGGAttcacagaaaaaaaatatgtatccgaAAGCCTAGGTGGTGGATCGTTTACGATGTGTCTGATTTACATAAAGcttgtttgtttataattacttttgttTAGAATAAATGGGTCCGGCTGGGAAACTGAAATGCTCCACGGTCCGAGACGCATTCTTGGAGTGAGCGCGTGCACCGATTAGACCTTTTGTTGAAACTTCACTATTTATGTGCACTATCTTTCAACTGTTAATTGTTTGTTTCGTTGTTGTCAATTGCGGTGTTTACTCGTGTGGGTGAAATGTTTTTGGGATCGGTTCAagatgggtgtgtgtgtgtcaaaTGAAAGATGGCGTGCTACCactgatatatttaatttattcattattactttatttgcagcattttcgTTCATTCATGTAAAGGTTACATCTATATTTACAATGATACATTCTtcctttttatttgtttacaataCACTTAACGTttacaaatattgtatgtattttctatacttcttaaaaatcaaaaatatcgaATACATCACTTCTTCTCATCTtcagcattttatttatttgtatttatatctattttataatataattcgaaaatataaaataaaatgtgatttttaatatttacatgtgttttttttagtatttttttttcacgaaTTTCATCTACTATTGTTTTACAAGTCGTCATAAAAAATGCTGAAGATGGGAACTTAATTATTtgcacaaataaattaaaaaaaataattaaggagtgaaattattaaatttgtaaaccTATTAACTGTACAGCATTCTGACATAAATACTTTAAAtgcaataattataaaaataatccagTCGGCATTCATACTTTAGTGGTAAGTTAggtacaattatatatatatgtatgttttaaactACACtatacattaatttatttattaaaaaaaaacatggaatctaattttacgaaattttcACTAAAGACTCACAGCAAAGTCTACGTATGCAATTGTAGAttgaattttttaagtgctGAAACTttaaatgtttgaaaaaataaagaaattcgcGAACAGGCTATTTCTGTGTTTAggcacatttttaaaataaaaatgagatttgttttcatgaaataataaaacaaaaaaaaaaatttaaaaaatgagagatttcttatttgtttttaaaagactagtttcttttttacataaaatttacattcttcttgtgaaaaaaaaagatcataatttaattaagattatGGTAAGAAAGAGCCTATTTACATATCAATCGTATCGTTTTATTATCAGCATTCACATTTCAATAAGACGATGATTACAAAGTAGTCGTAATCGCCTTCTACATAATCATTGGTGTATCGACATTATCGCAACGTTAATTTTACGTGTAAAAATATATAGGGGTTAGACCATTTTCATCGataaacaaattcaaaaatcaaacgtcaattcagatatacatacatatatagcaagtTCGAATCAAAGCATATAATGTTCACATATGTAATGTACAATACATTAATCTTATTGACTATAATTACTAAATCCATTCACAAAAGCAAGCAGAAGAAATCgcttttttcataaatatttgttaaataCTTAAGGGatagtaattaaatcattttgttCAATTACAAAACTTATGATTAACAGATTTTAATTTGaagaatatatgtacttgtttttttacatttatttttattctgtataTCATAATACAGAAGTCGATTAAATATAGGCCTATAATTCagatatgattttaattttttttcatacatgacTTGAGCTATATTCAGgtataaagaaattaaaaaatacaaatgacattactatacatacatatatgtaagttctaATGCACAAATTAGAACAGGACAATGAGCAAAGTTAAgaatttcatgtacatatatgtatgtatgtacataaagaaaTTCTCATTGACTTTTGTAAAATATCAGGGacggtttatacatatgtatgaaatgatTGCGACCacgaagtatatgtatattacgaaTGCTGAGAACGCACGCATTTAAAATAACGTTAAAATTTATAcatgaattatttagaaaattagaatatattttggttgttatacgaaaaaaaaatatgatctaTATATCGTTTTCATAAGATGTTACAACGTCACATTTCACAACGAAAGTTCTTCACCACTAAAACTTGTTCACACTATTCGTCGAGTCcatacaaaaattcaattattaatttaaatataaaacacaagaGAGCATTCTAGCTCATCTTATttggtatttaattatttatatttatagtttaaatttacatttgacCCTTTACAAGGGATGGTTTCCCCAACACACATACCTAAAATTGGACAGATCACACTTTGACCATTCGAAGATGCGACAAATTGGTCCTAAATTTAACAGTCGATATCACTTAATATTTTGGCATCGCACACCAAACACTTGTGagaatgattttatattttgaaattttgtttaattttaatcatatagatttatataatattatctgaTTGGATGTGAAATTTTCCCCTTCACGTACATGTGATGGTCCATCATAAATTGCCACATACATTGCTAAGAACCATTccttagtaaaataaaattaaacgaatcgaaattaaaaatatccttTAGGAACTTTTCACTTTAAACCGTTACATCCTTGTCGTCGAAGAGCATCAGAGATCCCTGACTATGACGTCAGACCTGGACTTCAGGACGTCGCTCCTGTCGTGCCGGATGAGCAGGACTAGTCGATGCGGAGCAAACTCCTCGGGATTTGATTGGATCGTCCGACACCATGGTCAGGATGGGCTGGAAGCCATGGACGGGCAGGAAGTCCTCCACCAACTTCTTACTTCTGATGCTGGAATCGCCCACGTACACATTAGTACCGGGGAAAGTGCCTTGGCGCTTGAAACGCCAAATCAAAATCACCAACATGGCGACGAACATTACTACAGCCGTAGTACACCCAAGCATCAGCTCCATGTTCTGTCTTCCGTTGGACATGTGCTCTCCTCTCATGGAGCTGACGAACACGGAGTACAGGTGATCCACAGATTCCGCTTGGTCTTCAGTCGACCTTTTGTTTGAGTCTGGTAGTATCTTAACGTCTTCCATACTCTCGGTAGATACTTTCAAAGCCCGTCCCGTGTCTAAGGTCATCATTTCCGACTTTTCGTTGTCGATGCCTGGTCTCCTCGAGACTAGTTCCACTTGAATGTGATAAATTGTGTCGGGCCACAGAGATAGCGTGACGCAAGTGGAATCGGTGAAAAGATTTCCTTTCAAACCACCGCCATCCACCTCCCACGTCACTAAATATACACCTTTGCTTGTCCTCGGCTCCCATGCTATCTCACCTATGACGAGCACTTTTTGGTGGATGAGCGACACCTCCTTCAGAGTCCACAACTGGTCGACTGGATCCGTCATCATGGATTCAGGAGTAGTGGctctgatttcagtgttgatcttcttcttctttttaaGCGATAAATCTTGTTTGTTGTATGACTCGTCCGGGCTGTATATGGTGACGAGGCCTTGAGGATCGACGACGAGAACTCTGAGGAGAGCGCCACCATTGTTGGCCGGTACCCTGGTGGCTAAGTCTATAGTCTGGATGATCTGCCTCCAAGGTCCGTTGGCTGATCGTCGCATCACTACATAGACGAGGGGTGCTCCAGGTTGGGTTGTGGGAGGAGGCCAGCGTGCCAAAGCACCTGACACACGCACAACTCCTTCTCCTTTAGTGTGGATGACAGGTTGAGATTGCTGCGCTCTAGTTGATGCTTCTGCGTGGAACCGACACGCCTCCTGACATCCAGGGAactgaaaataacaaaaataccgCTATTAACATTCGGCTGCATTGTGGtagtaatacatataacatgtcGATACAAAAGAGATGAAAGGCAGTTTTAATGGCATTTCCTTTTGCATAATTGGCTTAATTATTCATAAACGCGCACTGAGAAGAGATAACTTTCCTCAGAAGCCGCTTTGTGCTCAGAATCCATTCTCTCCGGCATGCAATAGCGATATTGGTCTCGGTTCGAATCTGCCTTAAGGCTTTGCCAACGTTCGGTCGACGGTAATTGCAGCTACCATAAAAAAGAAGATTCAACACCTGACCAGTTtcgcattaaaaaaaatgtaaattgaaattaagcAAAGGTTTGTTATTGTGAAAAAAGAGTTAAGTGTATTGATTTAGTAGGAAAAAAGTACGGGAATAAATATCTTTATAGAGACACTGTTTGCTCGGGAAATAATGGCCAAACTTTTCTCGTTAACCTAGTCTAGACTTTCAAAGAactcggttaaaatttttagtttcgGTTACACCTTGTAAAATTACATATAGCAATCGAATAATTGAAAGAAACAGAATATACATAGCAAAAATCcacatataacatatgtatgtatgtatgtagaaagaaAACCATTTGAATAGGATTCGCGTGACTTATTTCTTTGTTCCGAGCCGCATGTTATTAGTTTGAACGCTTCAAAAATTCCACTATAAAATCGTACTTATTTACCCCATTCGTACGAAAAAACGCAGTCTTATTGTGGATTTAAccgctaatttttaaattatggcATTTTATGCGGCAATTCTTCAAAGGAAACGAGTTCTATGCGATCGCGTTTTTATTTTGCGCAATTACGAATGTCGGCTTTATAATGCACATATTTTATACAACAGGGAATAAATTTTATGagaatatacgtatattatattttaataaaaagcaaTTCAAATTATATCTTGCCGTGACCTCGCCGGCAATACGGAAAACTTATCGAGGATAGTGAAGGAATTCTCCCCAGAGAGAAAGAGTTAATCTTTATgtcaataaaaaatcataagttATAATACTGGGAATAAATCTTCTATTCTGCAGCATTGACATGAGGGTTTCCAAGCTCTAATAAAGAAAGGTCCAACTTGTGTGGCTTCATtgtgaaatataaattatctgCCAATGAATCAATCCGCCTAGGAGAGAGGGGTGTGCCGCGAAAGTGGTTTCTTCTCACCCAAACCCTCCCCCTAAGCATCCCACACTTCCCCAACCCGTAGAGAGGAGCAATGCGCGTTTCCTTCTTCCTCGGAAGAAAAATGCCTCAATATAACAACTATCGAAAATAAATTACCCGCCATACTAGGatgaactatttatttatattgtgtttttttttaccaacTATTGTCGATTGTTATTGAAATTGAAGAAGGCGAATTCGTCATTGTGGTCCAAAATGAACACAACAACATGATACCTTAATATGGTACCATCCATTACGGCGTCAATCAATTTTATAACGGTATTCAAACGTCTCGGTGTGATTTTAGTTCGGTAAAGAATTCGCAACTTATCTATCGATagcaaaatatttaatgtatcgGAGACCaaacatagcaaaaaaaaaacttcaacgtCAAAACAAGCGACTTGGTCTTTTATGATGAATAATTTGGCTACCGAATCTTAATTTAATATCTTAATAACTTCACGTATGATTTGGCAACATGTTAATGGAACAAGTAATATTTGCagaaaattacattttcattttagaATAGGAGCTCATGAATAGGAATTCCACAATCTTGTCGCACAatcaatagccagcagcatggctcggtggttgcgtttatgttaagcaccgagaggttgcccgGTTCCatcctgtgctaatctttaatgctgctggtcagatttggataattgtgactctaagtcgatcgtttactatcatagtttgctaatttatctgatgtcatTATTAAAactgttcctccatcaaattggcaaaaacaattCTACcactatctgaatttgatttatgtacaataaaattaatgtacaagtctaaatccacagatgtttctatatattgattaattaattagttttgagtttttcagcatctcaaaattcagcgatttatgtagtaaaaaatgctgcgatgtttgtaattggtcaggaaggcgaattggggtttacctgttagaccttcttggtatattatgtcaaaaataaaataaaatatgaagtaaCTATGTAAATACGAAACACAAAACAAACAACGTCAATATAAACTTCGCCttctattgataaaatatgattCAACCATAAATGGACTATCGTAAAGAAGGCAATTTCTGAAGGATGAtggcataaaataataaaataaatcagtttTTAAAAACGCGTGGGGATTAAATGTTTATGATGTATGATTAGGTGATATCAATTTTGTTTAGTCATcatgaataaaatttgatttaattgataatttGTTTCATCAGGATTTTAGCACTATATCTTTTGGTGTAGAAGCATACGTTTTTGTGACTTGGAAGAGAACACCTTTTGTGAAGATGGAATAATCATACAATATTGCTAGTTCGTATCTTTGCGTTGTGATTTAATCAATAAAGATACATTCATTTATGGATCGACTTGTTTAAAATGAACTAATAAAATGCATAGTATAAAGCGCATCAAGTTGCACACAGTCAACTGGGCAACTTTGTTGCTCACTGCAGCGTCACAAAGTTGCACTCACGTGTGTTAGCCTTTACGACAATGAGATAAATAGGGGTTTTTATAGTCCAACCAGGGCGAGATTGAAGTTGTCGACCGCTGAGCGTGCAAGTGGACTCGTTGGGTATGTAAATCGGTAGCACCGCCCGAGGTAGCAAGAACTCTCTTTCGGAGGTGGACAGACATTCATTTGAGGTAAATTAAACAGAAGCAAGCCGGCGAGCAGCAGAACGGgttcaaaatgaaataatagcGTTTTATTGAATTGAGACATAAATATTCTGGGTGCGCGAGCAAGGAGGGCCGCATCTTATTgtgtgttgtgtgtgtgtgtgtaccttTGGTTGTCCGACGAGCTCAACCTCTTAACGCATTCCGTTTGTTTCGTTCTTGTTCTGCGTTTGTTTCCTCTCTTTGGGATCCCTCCCCTCCTGGTATATGCCCATGGCATACATACGTgtgcatgcatatatgtatactacggTCGAGCTCTTATTATTTCGCCTCGACGGCCTATTTATGAATTCTGTTTACCCCCTCGCAAATAAATCAACACCGGTTAAGCGAAGCATTACGGCAGCTCCTAGGCGTCACATCAGCTCGCAGGCATCTCGGGAATACCGAGTTATTACGCCCATATACACAACCCCGCCGGTGAAACGTGTTAATTTATTCtcttcaataattaattatgttGAATAATTCTAGATTTACATTCATTTTTTGGAGGTCTACGACGCGCGCTCACACCCATTCAATTTTCTAGTAGTACACCTCTCCGGAATGCACTATTGAAAAAGTTGATGAGCTTATTAcgataattatgtacatatgttctggGTGCTGGTGTTAAAAACGTCAAGTTGTATGTAGATCCCAAACTATTAAACGAGCTAATCTAGTATACATGTTTAGgtatatttgtcaatttttttgtaaaaatttcaaACTAACCATATTTCCGTCCTGATAATTCAAATGATACTTTGAGATAATTCATTTTGACAATGAATTGCACAATTCAAACTCCATATGTGATGAAATCAGttgacggacatttggccgaacagACAGACATTCGACCGATTGACAATTGGTAGAATGAAGATATTAATTGAGCCGTTTTAATAAatagtggcataagtccacttttcttaatttcgaaaaatatctcgcaaaacatttaatataatgttttgcgtttaacaatatttaaaaatactagtgg
Coding sequences:
- the LOC143912377 gene encoding uncharacterized protein LOC143912377, whose amino-acid sequence is MASGVVLSTALVVFFVSSFTVAEQEVSSPLRVAQCRATCLQKFSNDGPSGESMCLQGPDCFMCWENCELLQSNFQVWGSMCQEKEICFPGCQEACRFHAEASTRAQQSQPVIHTKGEGVVRVSGALARWPPPTTQPGAPLVYVVMRRSANGPWRQIIQTIDLATRVPANNGGALLRVLVVDPQGLVTIYSPDESYNKQDLSLKKKKKINTEIRATTPESMMTDPVDQLWTLKEVSLIHQKVLVIGEIAWEPRTSKGVYLVTWEVDGGGLKGNLFTDSTCVTLSLWPDTIYHIQVELVSRRPGIDNEKSEMMTLDTGRALKVSTESMEDVKILPDSNKRSTEDQAESVDHLYSVFVSSMRGEHMSNGRQNMELMLGCTTAVVMFVAMLVILIWRFKRQGTFPGTNVYVGDSSIRSKKLVEDFLPVHGFQPILTMVSDDPIKSRGVCSASTSPAHPARQERRPEVQNGIFEWTIRWEFWADLCAQFVKW